The window TTCAAGATATTCTGATTATAAATATTCCTAAGCCCATCAGCCAGATGATAAGCCTTTTCCAAATCAGGATATTGAGTGAAAAGTATGGCAGCTCGCTGTCTTTGAGATTCACTTCATTTCTTTCGGCTTTTATAAAGTAAATACCTGCTTCTTGCTAAAAGCTGTTTCCGGGTATCTCCATTATCAAAAATTTCTTTTGAGGATTCATCAGCAATATTATTTTCTGCTTCAATAGCTTCCCAGCGGTGTTATATTCTGATTGCCTGAATAGCCTCTATAGCTAATTTTTGGACATGAAAGCGATCTATTACCATAGAGGCGGCAGGAAAGCTCCTTTTCGCAATAAGTTTCATTGAGCCCGCCATATCCAAAGTAACTTCTTTTACCATCATCCTTTGCCTTCGGTCGATCTTTAAAAGATGTTCTATAACTACTTCACTCCGGGTTCCTTTAACGATGGCCACAATGCTGCCTTTCTTACCTTTTGCTTTTTTGGAGGTAAGAACAGTGTACAATTCTCCATCAGAGAGAGCTACTTCATCTAAGGATAAAGATTCTGAAAGATTTTCAGGATAAACAATCCACTCCTGGGCATGGGACCTATGCTTCCAGTTTCGAAAATCGCTGATACTCTTTTTGTATTGCCGCTGAAATTTCCGACCGTTTACCCCGTACATTTCAGCAATGGTTTTGCAGGGAAGGGCTTTAGTATCGGCAGATTTTTTTTAAGAACTCTGCAAAATCCAGAGTCATCCGGGTTCCATCAGCTATTAGATTCCAGTTTCTTTGAAGTATTTTTCCGGTCTTTACATCTGTCCATCTCCTGCGTTTGATATGCAGCTTCACAGATTTTCCACGCAAGGGAAAATCATCTATCGTAATTTCAGGAAGAAATCCTTTGGACTGTAAGCTAAAAGATGATAGTTCCTTTGGAATACTATTTTTTTCTTCGAAATGGATATGAAGAGTGTTTTCTATATTTTCAAAGCTCACTACATGAAAATATTCAATTAAAGATTCTGGAAGTAAGAATTTAAGAAGTTCGGTTACATTTTGCACTGTGTAAAATTAATAATTTTATTTTTCTCCCCAACTTTTGAGACTGATCCCAAGATTGGGGTCAAGATCAATTTTAAAACTTAAGATAATTTTTAGTGGTATTAAATTGTCGTAAATTCTTCTATAAAGGATTATCTGATTCTTTGAGAGAAATTGGGTGGGAGTATTTTTGTGGGAGGGGATTTACCATTGTCTTTTTCCATGCAAATATAATACAGTATAGCTTTTTGAAAGTTATTTTAGTCGAGGGTCTGGGTGGGGTGGGTGGGGTAAAATGTATAAAATAAAAGTTTTTATAATACTAATTTATTATAAATTTCTAATAGTTTATAATTCACTTACCCTACCTACCCTCAATTATAATAATTTGATAATTTTAAAAAAATCTGACAGTTTTGTTTGAGTATCGCTACGGGAAAAAAATTCCCCACCCACCGTAATAAAACTGTCAAAAAAAATCACTGAAATATTATTTTAAAGAATTTGTAGTAGAGATATTGATATTTAGAATTACATTAAATTGAGCTTATGAAATTTAAAAAATGAGTTCATAGATGATCAATTTGATCAGGAATATGATTAGTAGTGTCACTTTTGGAAGCTTCTATACATTGTTAGAAACACAAAACCCACCGCAATTGCAGTGGGGTATTAGTCATTCGATACAATATAGTTGCATCGAAGAATTAAATATAATATTTACTTTTTTGATATTCTATCATAGATAACAGGCAGCCAAATTAATAATATTTGATAAAAAAGAATCATTATTGGTATAATTTTAGTAAAAAGAAGATTTTTTACATTTATGTATTTGTCTTTTGTATTTTTATGCTGCCTTATTAAGTAATGATCATCCATATTAATGAAATCTTTTATAAAATTCAATATCGGGATTGATATCGAGAATAAAATTAAAATAAAAAATAGTTTAATTGGAATTATATCATGTTTAATATCGAGATAAAACAATACCATTAGACTTATTATTAATATAATAAAATAATGATATTTTATAAAATATTTTTTATTGTATCTTGTATAAAAAATAATAAATACTGCTACAAAAAAAAATGTGTGTAATAATTTAGTAATAAAATCCATTTGCTTAATATATTATTTACTTTTAAAAGGAATAGGGATTTTAATTTCAATTGCCCCTTTTTCACCTAAACCTAATCCAACATTTTCCTGAACCTGAATATTAAATGTACCATTAGCATTATCAAAAAAAGCACCAGCTGTAGCTCCAATATGTGCCGCAGCAGCAGTACCCCCAAGTGTCCCCTTAAAACTTATTCCAAATATTGTTGCCGTTCCTGAAACCTCTCCCTTTAATACTTGTGCACCAACATTTCCATCGAATAAAACTCCGTATTTATTCCCTTCTCCTGTAAATGCTCCACCAGATAAATTTCCATTTACAGACCACATGCTCCCATTTGCATTTCCTGAAAAATTATAATCTTTAGTACCTATTATGCCAGAAATTGAAGATGATAAAATTGAAGACTCTCCGCCAATATCAACCGCTAAAGGTAAAGCTCCTGTTCCTGTATTATTTGTATAGGTTGTGTTCATTAAGGAAATATTACTTTCTATCCCAGCATATTCGCCAACTTTATTATATCCCGTACTTAAAAATTTATAACCAGTAGTATTTTCATTATTATATGTTAAGTTCATGTTAGCATAACCTCCGTCTGCTTTTCCTAAAAGCTGAATAGCATCAATAACATTTGGTTGCCCTTCTGTTTGTGATTCCCAACCATCATTAACCCTTACCCAGCTACCATCACTATCAGTCCAAATATGTCCAGCTTGAAACCCTCCACTATTTTCAGGAGGCATTATACTTCTTCCATCAGGATCAATAAATCTTATAGGATTATTAACAGCATAATTATATGACGAATGTCTACGATATTTCTCGGACAGCGGATCTATTACTGCCCATCTACCAATATCTGCCATATATAGCCTCGCCCCATAATCATACATACCTGTCTCCTGAAGCTCTTTACCATTGTACTTATAATTAAACGGTGTCCCTTTCGCATCATAAGCAGAACCAAAATAACTGAAATTATTCATCCCAAAAGGATAATATTCGTTGGTGTCTTTTTTTTCAGCAAATCCTTCGTTGTTTTTTACGTAGCTCACTCTCACATTACCAAGGTGGTCTTTGTACTGGTAAATATAACGCAAATTCTCGAAATCATAATAACCTCCCATATGTCTACCATCAAAAATTTAAAGACTTTTTTCAATAAAAATGTAGCGGCGTTATAGAAACAAAAGAATCCGCCTCACTTTTTGTCGTGAGACGGATTCTTTACAAGCAGTTTTAGGTTTTAAAACCGTAAGCCAATCATTTAATTACCAGATCAGTTTGTTAATTACGAGTTTTCTCTTTATATTCTTTTTCAGTAATTAAAGTGTCTTGCAGAATTTTTAAGCCATCCATTTCTTTTTTATATTCATATATAATATTAGATGATGGTTTATAGCATTTCAAATATAATGTATCCTTACCTTTAAAATATATATCAATAACAGAACCAAAATTCCCATGAAAAATAATATCTTCTTTATTATTTTTTTCTACAGCAACATAGTTTGTAATATCTGATACTGTACTTATTTGAAAAAAAGTTGCTTTAAATTTTCCATTATCAATAGTCTTGACAATGAGCCTGTTTTTCTTTTCCTGTTCTGCTGTATTTTCTTTCTTGCAACTAAATAAGCAAGTTAAAATCACAAAAAATAATATTCTCATTTCTTAATATTTTATATCTGTTCTGTAAGGAAATCTTCCATAATAGCCATGAAAAATATATGACCCTGAAAATGTATGTTCTCCATAGAATGGCCAGCCTGAATTATATCCTGTAGCCCCTTTATTTTGGGATTGGTTGTAAGCTCCTACTTTTGGCATTACTTGATGATAAAAAAAGTCTTGATGGAAAGGCGATTTATCTGCAGCTACATTCATGTTAGCCCCAAATATTTCATTGCCTAATCCTCTAATGGTAGTTAGTTTTCCATCAAGCATTACTACACTTTCTGGACTAAAACCTGCAACACTTGCTTTAATATCAAATTTTTTCCCATTTCCTGAATTATCTCTTAAATATGAAAGAGTATCATACCAACCCATCCCTTTTGTCTGTTGTTTAAACAAATTGACATAGATATTTTTAATCTCGTTACCATCTAAATTTTTATATGCTTTTCCATTAATCTTCATATTGTATTCTGGATTTAGACTAAAAGTAGCATTTATATGTCCTTCAAATCCACCAGTAATATTATTCGCCTGCATAAATTCAGTTGGTAGATGTGTTTCAGCAATTTTTTGGCTTGAATTTATATCATAATTACCCTTTTCATCAGTAATATAAACCCCTGTATTTCCATCATTTTTGGCATTTACAACTGTGTACGTTCCATCTTTATTATCCTTCACACCTGTACTTGCTACGCCTCGTCCATCAGGGTCGATAAAGCTAATTGGATTATTCATTGCGTAGTTGTAAGGAGACCATCTGCGATATTCTTCACTTAATGGGTCGTGTACGATCCATCTTCCAATGTCTGACATGTATTGGCGGGCTCCAAAGTCGTATGCACCAGTCTCTTGCAACTCCTTCCCGTTGTACTTGTAATTTTTATAAGTCCCCTGCCCAAATAAAGCATTACCTGTTTTTAGATGGTTCATTCCAAAAGGATAATAATCATTAGCATCTGTAATCTCAAGAGCACCTGCGCTGTTTCTTCCAAAGCTCACTCTTACATTTCCTAAGTGATCTTTATATTGGTAAATATATTGATTTTTCTGATAATCATAAAATCCTTCGGAAGTTGGGAAAAATTGTAAATCGGGAGTTTTGACTGGAAGAGGGTTAACTATTCTATTTTCCAATGAGAAAGCCTGAGGTTCCATCGCCCTTGCTGTCAGCATTTCAATTCCTCCTCCAGGATCTCCGCCTGAAGTAACAATCTCTTTGTTGTAATATTGAAAGCCATCCAGATATTCTGTCTTTTCTGTAGTGGTGGTAACGTTATTATAGCCTGCAACACTATTTACAGCAGTTTTTTCCAACTTTGTGCCATCTGCTCTGTACCTGTTATTGATAACAGTGCCAGAAGGACCAAAATCAATACTCATTTCCTGAGGCAGATTTAAATGGTTGTATTTAATCTCCGAGATCTGCTTATCCTGCATGTTTTTCATATTCCCGTTGGCATCATATTCAATTGGAAGCCCCACTGTTCCTTCATACCCTGTTTTATTATTACTATTGTCCTTGATTTTGACAGCCTGATTTCCAATGTAATCATATGCAAGATTATCAATAACAGTAGCGGTATTGCTTCCATTCTCCATTACAGAAGTTCTGAAAAGACCCACAATATTGCCATTGAGATCATACTGTAAAGATTCTGTATTTTCTTTACTATAAGGATTATTAGGGTTCTGATAATATCCGGTGGTAAGCCTGTTGAGTTTATCATAAGCATACCCATATCTTTTTGGCATTAACGAAGGGTTTACGCCCAATGTTTCGACGGTTCTCCAGTCTACTTCTGCAATGTTACCGTTGAATTTTGGAAGTACATCCCTGCCTACAAATTGTGCCGGGTCAGCATTGGTAATACCGTCTTTCTGAGTATATTTTATTTTATAAGAAAAAAGTTTTCCTCCTAAATCCGTAAGACTCATCTGGTTTTTGTTAATATCAGTCATCCAACCTCTGATGTTGTAGGCATAATCAATACTCTGAAGGTTGTTACCGACCTCTTTGTTGACCAATTGAGAGAGTTCATTATAGCTGTTTTTAGCCAGCAGTTCTTCTGGGTTGCTGTCTAACTGATGGTAATGCTCCTTCAGTCTGTTTCCATTATCATAGACAAAGCGTTCTTTTACGGTGATTCCTGGTTCTCCTGCTTTTCTTACATGAGTGGTAATGGTTTGTTGTGCCAATCCTGCAAAATCGAGTTTGGATTCTGTATGGGTATATCCTCCCAGATGGTTGATAGAATGGGTTCCAATTACTCTTCCTTTTCTGTCGTAATACGTATAGGTTTTTGTCCAGCCGTCATCCTCAATGTTTTTCACAAGGCTCATTACAGGCATTCCTTTAGTACTTCTGCCATCAGCTGTAGGAGTTTCAGTAAGTACAGGTTCTCCCTGAATCATTGAAGGAATAGGGGGATTAAAGCCATACTGCTGAGGATAAGAGTCATAATACGTCACTGAAAGAAGCGTATCCAGTCCCCAATGCATATTGGTATAATAATAATCCATTCCGTTTGCTGTCAGAGGCATATTAGCTCGACCTTCAGTAACAGCGCCTCCGCTTATTTGGTTCTGCATACCGATTCTGGTATTATTAGCTTTTTTTATCCCTGTATAAATGGGTCTTCCAAAAATATCATATTTATAAATGATCCAACTGAAGGAAGCCCTTTGATTGGCATCCTGGGAAAGAATCATTCTGTCTGCTTTATCATATACCATATATTCCCAACCTTTACCAGGAAGTTTTTTTTCAACCAGCCTACCTTTGATATCATAACGGTATTGGTAAGCTAAGGCATCATGTTCAGGTATTCCCCAACTGTCTAATTTGGATAAGAGTGGAGGAATGACAAACGCTAACTGGTCATATTCATTGTAAACATAGTAAGTATCTGCATTCTCTGTAGCACTGATTATTTTTCTCACTAATAGCAACTGTCCCTTAGCATTTTTAAACTCTATGGTTTTATTGCCATCCTCGTCAGTTACTATATTTTTATACAATTGTGCTTCTCCGTAGAGTCCATTATTAGCAATTCCTGATTGAGTAGCATCATTTACCCAGGTCGTGGGAGCAATAAACTTTGGATATACTAATTTAGCTTCCAGTTAGAGTTAAGCATAAAACCTTAATTTTAACGTATGAAACAAGGGCGAAAAATCTATGATCCGGCTTTTAAAAAACAAGCAGTTCAATTGAGCTATGAGCGATCTAATATTTCGGAACTGGCAAGAGAGCTGGGTATTGAAGTAACGATGCTTTACAAATGGAGAAAAGATTATCAGGAATTCGGAGAAAAGAGTTTTCCTGGGAAGGGTAATCTCAAACAAACTCCAGAGCAGGAAAAAATTCATGAATTAGAAAAAAGACTTAGAGATGCAGAGCTTGAGCGTGATATATTAAAAAAAGCAATCGCCATTTTTTCCAAGAGCGGTCGATGAAATACGAGTTCATTAAGAATCATGAATCTTTATTTCCGATTGAAAAAATGTGCAGTGTTTTAAAAGTAAGCTACAGTAGTTATTATAAATGGAAAGCAAGACCTCTTTCTAATAGAGAGAGACGAAAAAGAGAGATAAAAAAACAAATAACATCTATTTATTTTGCATCAAAGCAACGCTATGGAAGTCCCAGAATTACTGTAGAATTAGACTCATCAGGTTTTAAGACCTCCAGAATAACGGTTGCAAAATATATGAAAGAGCTTGGTTTAAGAAGTAAATTAAGCAGAAAATTTAGAGTAACAACAGATTCAAAACACAATTATTTGATTGCAGAGAACATCCTGAATAGAAACTTTTTGGTTGGCAGTCCATCCCAAGCTTGGGTCTCTGACATCACTTATCTCCAAACCAAAGATGGATTTTTATACCTGACAGCAATTATAGATTTGTTTGATCGAAAAGTAATTGGTTGGAGCTTAAGTACTGGGATGAGTACCACGGAGACAAGTTTAGCTGCCTGGAAAATGGCTGTCAAAAATAGAAAAGCGGACAGTAAATTAATTTTTCACTCAGACAGAGGTGTTCAGTATGCAAGTAAAAAATTCACAAATACTCTTGCTTTTTATGGAGTAAAAAGGAGTATGAGCAGAAAAGGGAATTGTTGGGATAACGCAGTGGCTGAAAGCTTCTTCAAGTCATTGAAAACAGAACTAATTTACGGAAACAAGCTTATCACAAGAGAACAGATGGAACTTGAAATTTTTGAATATATTGAAATATGGTACAATAAAAAAAGAAGGCACAGTACCCTGAATTATCAAACAATAGAAGAATTTAACAATCAAAATAAAATTTACAAAAATGTAGCTTAACTTATACTGGAAATTTTATTTGCATATCCACTTTCTTACCTTATCTTCTGTAGAATTGGCTTCATACCCAAATTTTACAGATTTTCCATTCCAGTCATTACCTACCTGTTTTTGTTCCAAAACCCTGTCTAAAGGAGAGTTCTCCAAAACCTTTTCAGAGTAAATCTTTTCATTGCCATATGCTGTAGGATAAACACCCAAAGGTCCTGAATAATAGTTTCCATTACTTGTTGAGAGCTGTGGAACAGGGAGATAGTTTTTCACTTGTCTTCCAAATTGGTCATATTCAATATGGGTAACAACATCTTTTCCTGAAGGTGAGGCTTGTAAATTTACTATCTGCTTGGGTCTTCCTAATCCATCAAAATACTGAACCGCTTCTGAGGATTTTGTAGGTGAAGTTCCATTATAATCCAGGTATACCTTTGTCTGGATATAATTTTCTGTATTAGAAATGGTTGAAAGCTGGGCGTATGTTAAGTTGGATAAGAGTAATACTCCTATCGGTATTATCAATTTTTTCATCAATTTAGTTTTTATAGTTATACTTCATCTCCTTCACTACCTGTCCATTTACATCCACTACTTTTTGAAGTCTGCCTGCTGAATCGTAGATATAATTCTCTCTAACTCCTGAAGGAGGGGTTATACTCGTTACTCCGATTAAAGGATCATAAGTATAAGTTGTAATTGAATAACTCTTTAAAGAAGGATTATTTCTTACTGTATTCAATTCATTAATTAAGCTCTGTTCTGAAGCTGTATCAATGTCTACATTAGATTTTGTTACAATACTAAGATTTAAATAATCTGTAGAAGATGTAGGCTGCCCTAATGTTTGCATAAACTGTACGTAAGTAAGCCCCGTAATTTTTAAAATAGGTAAGCTTTGCTTATAGCCGTAAATAGTTACTGTTGGAATACCTGATTTATCCGTTGTTTGAATATAATTACCTCTATTATCTATGACATCATAATTTACCTGATCTATTGTTTTGTCTAGACTGATCTTATAGTTTGTAAAATCCAGATCAGCATTAAGCTTGGAAGTTCTAATCTTTTTAGGTACAATTGGCCAGGTATGGAATAGATTTTCCTGAAGAGAATACTTATTGTTCTCATTTTTTACAATTTCTATAATTGGAGTCCAAATATTGGAATTAATCATTGTCGAATAATTAGCAACCTGCCCTCCTACAATGGTATTATCATCAGAACATCCTCTAAGACCCGGGCACCCAGCTTTCAATTCGTATGGATATACATACTTTTTGATGCTTGTTCCTGTAGAAGTTGTAGACTGTACTTCTTCTGGGTAAGGGTGCCAGAAAATATTAGACTCTCTATACTTTGTGTTTGTTTCTACTGAAACCTGCTTGCCATTAAGATATTCAATCACCTTTTCCTTCTTCAATAAATATGGAATTACAGGAGTATACATTGTATAACTTCTTGTGGAAACTCCATTTTGTATATAATTTTCATCTATTTCAGTGTAAACATAGTAGTTTTCATCAGAAATCTTACATGTAGTACAATTACTAAGAGATATATCAACTAGCTCACTTTCAGGCTTCAGAAAGGTCTGATATTCATACTGATATTCTTTTAATAGTTTATTACTAAAATCATATTCCATTTTCTTTAATAGCTTTCCTCTTTCATATTCTCTATTCCCACCATAATTAGCATAACCATTAAAATTATATCGTCTAACTGAGTTTACATCAGGATTTGTAATGAAATCACTAAAAAAATATTCTGTATATCCCTTATTTTCTACTTTCTCAGCTACTTGGCTAAAATTAATCTTATCTCCA of the Chryseobacterium aureum genome contains:
- a CDS encoding transposase, with the protein product MYGVNGRKFQRQYKKSISDFRNWKHRSHAQEWIVYPENLSESLSLDEVALSDGELYTVLTSKKAKGKKGSIVAIVKGTRSEVVIEHLLKIDRRQRMMVKEVTLDMAGSMKLIAKRSFPAASMVIDRFHVQKLAIEAIQAIRI
- a CDS encoding ISAon1 family transposase N-terminal region protein encodes the protein MQNVTELLKFLLPESLIEYFHVVSFENIENTLHIHFEEKNSIPKELSSFSLQSKGFLPEITIDDFPLRGKSVKLHIKRRRWTDVKTGKILQRNWNLIADGTRMTLDFAEFLKKICRY
- a CDS encoding RHS repeat-associated core domain-containing protein — translated: MGGYYDFENLRYIYQYKDHLGNVRVSYVKNNEGFAEKKDTNEYYPFGMNNFSYFGSAYDAKGTPFNYKYNGKELQETGMYDYGARLYMADIGRWAVIDPLSEKYRRHSSYNYAVNNPIRFIDPDGRSIMPPENSGGFQAGHIWTDSDGSWVRVNDGWESQTEGQPNVIDAIQLLGKADGGYANMNLTYNNENTTGYKFLSTGYNKVGEYAGIESNISLMNTTYTNNTGTGALPLAVDIGGESSILSSSISGIIGTKDYNFSGNANGSMWSVNGNLSGGAFTGEGNKYGVLFDGNVGAQVLKGEVSGTATIFGISFKGTLGGTAAAAHIGATAGAFFDNANGTFNIQVQENVGLGLGEKGAIEIKIPIPFKSK
- a CDS encoding RHS repeat-associated core domain-containing protein; the encoded protein is MRKIISATENADTYYVYNEYDQLAFVIPPLLSKLDSWGIPEHDALAYQYRYDIKGRLVEKKLPGKGWEYMVYDKADRMILSQDANQRASFSWIIYKYDIFGRPIYTGIKKANNTRIGMQNQISGGAVTEGRANMPLTANGMDYYYTNMHWGLDTLLSVTYYDSYPQQYGFNPPIPSMIQGEPVLTETPTADGRSTKGMPVMSLVKNIEDDGWTKTYTYYDRKGRVIGTHSINHLGGYTHTESKLDFAGLAQQTITTHVRKAGEPGITVKERFVYDNGNRLKEHYHQLDSNPEELLAKNSYNELSQLVNKEVGNNLQSIDYAYNIRGWMTDINKNQMSLTDLGGKLFSYKIKYTQKDGITNADPAQFVGRDVLPKFNGNIAEVDWRTVETLGVNPSLMPKRYGYAYDKLNRLTTGYYQNPNNPYSKENTESLQYDLNGNIVGLFRTSVMENGSNTATVIDNLAYDYIGNQAVKIKDNSNNKTGYEGTVGLPIEYDANGNMKNMQDKQISEIKYNHLNLPQEMSIDFGPSGTVINNRYRADGTKLEKTAVNSVAGYNNVTTTTEKTEYLDGFQYYNKEIVTSGGDPGGGIEMLTARAMEPQAFSLENRIVNPLPVKTPDLQFFPTSEGFYDYQKNQYIYQYKDHLGNVRVSFGRNSAGALEITDANDYYPFGMNHLKTGNALFGQGTYKNYKYNGKELQETGAYDFGARQYMSDIGRWIVHDPLSEEYRRWSPYNYAMNNPISFIDPDGRGVASTGVKDNKDGTYTVVNAKNDGNTGVYITDEKGNYDINSSQKIAETHLPTEFMQANNITGGFEGHINATFSLNPEYNMKINGKAYKNLDGNEIKNIYVNLFKQQTKGMGWYDTLSYLRDNSGNGKKFDIKASVAGFSPESVVMLDGKLTTIRGLGNEIFGANMNVAADKSPFHQDFFYHQVMPKVGAYNQSQNKGATGYNSGWPFYGEHTFSGSYIFHGYYGRFPYRTDIKY
- a CDS encoding IS3 family transposase (programmed frameshift) — translated: MKQGRKIYDPAFKKQAVQLSYERSNISELARELGIEVTMLYKWRKDYQEFGEKSFPGKGNLKQTPEQEKIHELEKRLRDAELERDILKKGNRHFFQERSMKYEFIKNHESLFPIEKMCSVLKVSYSSYYKWKARPLSNRERRKREIKKQITSIYFASKQRYGSPRITVELDSSGFKTSRITVAKYMKELGLRSKLSRKFRVTTDSKHNYLIAENILNRNFLVGSPSQAWVSDITYLQTKDGFLYLTAIIDLFDRKVIGWSLSTGMSTTETSLAAWKMAVKNRKADSKLIFHSDRGVQYASKKFTNTLAFYGVKRSMSRKGNCWDNAVAESFFKSLKTELIYGNKLITREQMELEIFEYIEIWYNKKRRHSTLNYQTIEEFNNQNKIYKNVA
- a CDS encoding DUF6443 domain-containing protein, whose amino-acid sequence is MKKLIIPIGVLLLSNLTYAQLSTISNTENYIQTKVYLDYNGTSPTKSSEAVQYFDGLGRPKQIVNLQASPSGKDVVTHIEYDQFGRQVKNYLPVPQLSTSNGNYYSGPLGVYPTAYGNEKIYSEKVLENSPLDRVLEQKQVGNDWNGKSVKFGYEANSTEDKVRKWICK